In [Phormidium] sp. ETS-05, the genomic window TTTTTCTTTGAGTCTTTTGGCGGTCGTCAAAAATATCGGTAATCATCCCGAAAAAGCCCAAATATTTCAGCAAGTGCAGAAAAATCAGGAGCGCATGAAAGAATGGGCTATGCACGCACCGGAAAATTACCAAAACAAATATTTGCTCATTAATGCTGAGTTGGCTAATGTTTTGGGTAACTACTGGGAAGCATCCGAACTATACGAGCAAGCTATTAGTGCTGCTAAACAGCAAAAATTTATCCATGAAGAAGCCATAGCCTATGAAAGAGCTGCTGAATTTTACCTGAGCCTTGGTCGAGACGAAATTGGGATGACATATCTCAAAAATGCTTACCATTGTTATGCTAGCTGGGGAGCCAAAGCCAAAGTCAAGTCTTTGGAAGCCGAACATTCACAAGTAGTTGTAGGTGCCACGAATCGATCTGGGTCTAAGGGCCTCAGCATAACTACCACGGGTAGTGATAAAAACTCATTGGATTTAGCCACGGTTGTGAAAGCATCGCAAGCTATTGCAGCCGAAATCCTTTTGGATAAGCTGCTGGCTAAATTGATGCGCCTGGTAATTGAGAATGCAGGTGCGGAAAAAGGTTTCCTGATTTTGCCCAGAGGAGGGGATCTGTGGATTGAAGCTGCTGGAATTGCTGAAGACGAGGAAGTGACGGCTCTGCAATCTATTTCAGTCAATACCAGTACACAACTTTCCCCCGGAATCGTCAATTATGTGGCACGAACTCGGTCCAGCGTAGTTTTGAGCGATGCTGCTAACTCAGGAACTTTTACCACAGAACCATATATTGTCCAGAATCAGCCCAAGTCTGTCTTGTGTGCGCCGATTATTAATCAAGGCCAGCTCACAGGCATCATTTACTTAGAAAACAATTTGATTACCAGTGCATTTACAACTGAACGCTTGGAAATAGTCAGCATCCTTTCGGCTCAGGCTGCTATTTCTATTGAAAATGCGCTTTTGTATCGAACTCTCGAAGATAAAGTGCAAGAGCGCACCGCTCAGTTAGCTGAATCTAACGCCCAATTAGCTGCAGCGAATATGGAAATTAGCGTACTCAACGAGCGGTTGAAGGCTGAAAATATCCGGATGGCGGCTGAACTTGATGTCACACGACAGCTACAACAGATGATCTTGCCTAAAAAACAAGAGCTAGAGCAAATACCTAATTTAGAGATTGCTGGCTTTATGGAACCTGCCGACGAGGTAGGTGGTGACTACTACGATGTCTTGAACTACGATGGGCGGGTGAAAATCGGCATTGGTGACGTGACTGGTCATGGTTTAGAAAGCGGTATGCTGATGATTATGGTGCAAACAGCAGTGCGGACCTTACTTGCCCACAACGAAACTGACTACGTGAAGTTTTTGAGTACCATCAACCGCACGATCTACGATAATGTGGCGCGGATGAAGACTGATAAGAATCTGACCCTGGCATTGTTAGATTATGCTGATGGTGTACTTAGCGTCAGTGGACAACACGAAGAAATTATTGTGGTGCGCGATGGTGGAATTGTAGAGCTAATCGATACCATAGACCTGGGCTTTCCGATCGGGTTAGATAGCGACATTGCGGATTTTATCTCTCAGGCTGAAGTGAGGCTGCATCCTGGTGACGTGGCGATCCTTTACACCGATGGGATCACGGAAGCAGAAAATATGGAAGGAGTGCAATATGGATTAGAACGTCTTTGTGAAGTGGTTAGTCGCTACTGGCAGCAATCAGCCGAGGAAATCCGCGCCGCGACGATCGCTGACGTGCGGGATCATATCGGCGAACAAAAGGTGTTTGATGACATCACTTTGGTGGTCATAAAGCAAAGGTAGCCACTGATCTCAAGTCTGGGGGCATAGATGGTGTTTTTTCTGGCGTTTCTCTGGGCGATCCTACCCCAGAAGCGCCCCTGCCCCTGTAGGGGAAAAATTTTTTGCCCCTACAGCAAATATTCATCAACGACGCCCAAGGACTTGATATCAGCAGCCACAGGACAATTGACCAAGGACAATGGACAATTGACCGGATAGAATTTTATTTACGGGTGGTGCCTACGGGCTCTTGTAAGGAGGGCAAATCGGCTTCTTTCAAGGGTGGTATTTCCCCATTTAGCACCACACCATTAGTGCGGGAAGCGGTGGCGTTGGCCATTTCCTGGTTAGCTACTGGGGCTGGGGGATCCTCGGCGATCGGGGTTGGGGGGGTGTCTTGTTTGTGTTGTGCTGGAGCGGGTTTGGTGTCTTGGATTTTGGGTTTAGCCAGGAGTTTGTAGCTGATGAAGATAAAGGCAAGAGCTACTAAGAGGTAGGGGCTATACACGAGGAGGTAGATGCTCAGCTTCAGCAGGGTGATGCTAAAGTCGGTGACGGAATCTAGGGCGCCGTTCCAAGTTTCCTTGAGCTGGGTTTCTAGAGGGATTTCGGGCTGGGCTTCTTCTGTTGGGGCTGCTTCTAACTCTAGGGAAATAGTGGAGTAGGTTACTTGTTGCTGCAAGTATTTTACTTGGGCGTCGAGACGCTCGATCGCTTCGCGGATTTGTCCGAGCTGCTGCGCCGCATCCATCATATCTTTGACGGAGCCGGAGCGATCCATAATCCGCAATACTAACTCTTCTTGTCGCCGCAGGTTGCGTAGGCGGGCATCATTATCCACTAATTGGTCTGACACATCTTCAGCGTTCAAAGAACGATGCAGTACAGTCCCCAGGTTGGCGAGGGCGTTCACTGTGGCTTCGAGGCGTTCTTGGGGAACGCGAATTTCCATTGAGACGCTGTGGGAGAGGCTGGCGGTTGGAGGCTTGCGGTCTTGGAAGGATATCAAGTCTGCCTGAGCTTGTTTGATAACTTCAGAAATGGCTTGAATGCTATCATCAATAGAATCTACTTTTACCGATAATTCTGCCCTTTTGATGAGTTGGGGTTGGGCTCTGGGAATATCAGTGTTGACCAAAGCCATTGGCGAGCCATTGGGGGGCATCAATTCTGCCTGGGTTGCTGGCATCGAGGGTGCTATCCCCGGAGGACTGATGACGGCATTTTCTCGGCCTTGGGACATATTGGTGGCTTTTTGGACGTAGCTGCAACTCGGTAGGACGATCGGGGCGAGCAACAGCAAAGTCAGGGTAATTAAGTTCCGTCTATGGCTGGTAGATGGTTGATGATGGTTGGGGTTAACCAAGTTCTGGCTAGACATATTTTTGAGTTTGGTCATTTGTCCTTTGTCCTTTGTCATTTGTCCTTTATCCTTAGTCCCTTGTCAATTGGGGGCTGATGATTCTGGCTGCAGGGCACAATTGAGCAGGGGGATGAAGTATTCTTGCAGCTCGTACTGGGTGGCCTCAGACGCTGATGGTATAATGGTTTTGGCTAGTTCCAGGGCAGCCGAGTATTCCCCGGCGGCGGCGCGAGTAAAGGCGATCGCCTTGAGCGCCTCGCTTCTGGTTTGGGCTGATGCAATTCCCTGCGCAAACTGTAGCGCCCTCTGGACATCCCCCGTTTCAGCAAAACCGTTTACTACATTCACCAAAGCCAGCTCTCGCCAGTATTGATTTTTGATTCTATCAGCCACCTGCACGCTAGCGTCAAATGCTCCCGCCCCTGCTAGCTCTCCCGCCAAAGGCGCCAGGAGGGAAGCATCATCCTCTTCTTTGAAGGTTAAAATGATTTGCAGGGCTTTGTCAAAGCGTTTGGCGGCGATGTAGGCGCTGGCGATATCGGCTTTGGCTGCGGCTTGGTTTACCGGGTCGCCTATGGCTTCTGCTACTGGCAGCA contains:
- a CDS encoding DUF4349 domain-containing protein, which translates into the protein MTKLKNMSSQNLVNPNHHQPSTSHRRNLITLTLLLLAPIVLPSCSYVQKATNMSQGRENAVISPPGIAPSMPATQAELMPPNGSPMALVNTDIPRAQPQLIKRAELSVKVDSIDDSIQAISEVIKQAQADLISFQDRKPPTASLSHSVSMEIRVPQERLEATVNALANLGTVLHRSLNAEDVSDQLVDNDARLRNLRRQEELVLRIMDRSGSVKDMMDAAQQLGQIREAIERLDAQVKYLQQQVTYSTISLELEAAPTEEAQPEIPLETQLKETWNGALDSVTDFSITLLKLSIYLLVYSPYLLVALAFIFISYKLLAKPKIQDTKPAPAQHKQDTPPTPIAEDPPAPVANQEMANATASRTNGVVLNGEIPPLKEADLPSLQEPVGTTRK